A region from the Euleptes europaea isolate rEulEur1 chromosome 13, rEulEur1.hap1, whole genome shotgun sequence genome encodes:
- the ATG4A gene encoding cysteine protease ATG4A: MESEYLDELPETDEPAWILGRQHHLKTDKYKLLSDISGRLWFTYRRKFSPIGGTGPSSDAGWGCMLRCGQMMLAQALICRHLGRDWLWEKHRKQPEEYHRILHCFLDRKDCCYSIHQMAQMGVGEGKSIGEWFGPNTVAQVLKKLALFDEWNSLAVYVSMDNTVVIEDIKKMCWFPSQNCPSAHCSSLLPKSLLGRSKSPGGFCCSWKPLLLIVPLRLGINHINPVYMDAFKECFKMPQSLGALGGKPNNAYYFIGFLGNELIYLDPHTTQLFVDSEENGMVDDHSFHCQQAPLRMKILNLDPSVALGFFCKEEKDFDNWCSLVQKEIHKQQSLRMFELVQKHPPHWPPFVPPTKPEVTTTGAELIESTDKLFELEEEFEILSV; encoded by the exons ATGGAGTCTG AGTATCTAGACGAGCTTCCAGAAACTGATGAGCCAGCGTGGATCTTGGGAAGGCAGCACCACCTTAAAACCG aTAAATATAAACTGCTGTCTGATATAAGTGGTCGTCTTTGGTTTACCTACAGAAGAAAGTTTTCACCAATTG GTGGCACGGGCCCATCCTCCGATGCTGGCTGGGGCTGCATGCTGCGATGTGGACAGATGATGCTTGCCCAGGCTCTGATCTGCCGGCACTTGGGGCGGG ATTGGCTGTGGGAGAAGCACAGAAAGCAGCCCGAAGAATATCACAGGATCTTGCACtgtttcctggacagaaaagactGCTGTTATTCCATCCACCAAATGG CACAGATGGGTGTTGGTGAAGGGAAGTCCATCGGCGAATGGTTTGGACCAAACACCGTGGCCCAGGTGTTAAA GAAACTGGCACTGTTTGATGAATGGAATTCCTTGGCTGTTTACGTGTCTATGGACAACACGGTGGTGATTGAAGACATCA AGAAGATGTGCTGGTTCCCTTCCCAGAACTGCCCCAGTGCCCACTGCAGTTCGCTGTTGCCCAAGAGCTTGCTCGGCCGGAGCAAGAGCCCAGGAGGGTTCTGCTGCAGCTGGAAGCCCCTGTTGCTGATCGTACCTCTTCGCTTGGGGATCAACCACATCAATCCAGTTTATATGGATGCTTTTAAG GAGTGTTTTAAGATGCCACAGTCCTTGGGAGCCTTAGGAGGAAAACCAAACAATGCCTACTATTTTATAGGATTTTTAG GAAATGAGTTGATCTATTTGGATCCTCACACTACCCAGCTGTTTGTAGACTCTGAAGAAAATGGTATGGTAGATGACCACAGCTTCCACTGCCAACAAGCACCGCTTCGGATGAAGATCCTGAATCTGGATCCCTCTGTAGCATTG GGCTTCTTTTGTAAAGAAGAAAAGGACTTTGATAACTGGTGTAGCCTGGTGCAAAAG GAGATTCATAAGCAACAGAGCCTGCGTATGTTTGAGCTGGTTCAGAAGCACCCCCCACACTGGCCTCCTTTTGTACCTCCTACGAAACCCGAAGTAACAACAACTGGAGCAG AGCTCATTGAGTCCACGGATAAGCTCTTTGAACTGGAAGAAGAGTTTGAGATCCTGAGCGTCTGA